DNA from Arthrobacter sp. StoSoilB19:
GCCCTACGGACATGACAGCCGCCGTCGACCGCCTGGAAGGTTGGCTGCAGGGATTGCGGGAAGCCGGCCTCCAGCCCGGGCCCGTCATCCACGGGGACTTCACGACGGCGGGAGGTGCGGAGGCTACGGAGCACCTGCTGTCCACGGCGCCTGAGGTGGACGGGATCTTCGCTGCGTCCGACCTCATGGCGCTTGGCGTCGTGGACACTCTTCGAAGTGCGGGCCGCCGTGTGCCCGTCGACGTGGCGGTTGTCGGCTTCGATAACCATTCCATCCAGGCGGCGAACGGCCTGGGACTGACAACGGTGGCCCATCCCATGGTGGAGATGGCTGCTGCGGCAGGAAAGCTTCTGGTCAGCGCCATCGGAAACCCCGAAGAGGCATCGGAACCGGTCATCTATCCGGCGGAACTGGTGGTGCGCGGGAGCACCGCCCCGTGACCCATTAACCCAGTAACCCGCGAACCTACAGCCCCGGGTTAGGCCGCTATCCCGCCCTTGACTCTCCGGTGCTGCCGGTGCCGGGCCGGTGCCAGGCGTGAGTGCGCCCCGGCGAGGACCTCGCTGCCGTCAGGCACCGTGCTGTCGCTGTCCAGGTGGGCGCCGTGTTCGATCAGGACGCTGGAACCAATCCTTGAGTGGCTGCCAATGTGGACCCGGTTGCCGATCACCGTGCCCCGGCCAATGCGCACGCCATCGCCGATCACCGTCCGGTCACCGATCGTCGCGTCCCGGTCGATCCAGCTGCCGTGTCCAATCCGGCAGCCTGCACCCACCCTGGCCCCGTGTTCCACATAGCTCATGGAGCCGATCCTGGCGCTGTCGGCCACGATGGCTCCAGGTGCAATGAGGCCGCCGCCGTTGTCGTGGCGGGCATACCGGGTGACCTTGCCGGCGTCGTCCTCAACTGACACAAACTTTGCGGTCATACCATCCCTCGTTAACGCCGCGGTTATTTACCGCGCAGTAGGTTAACGGCTGGGAGTGCCGTGGGATTCCCAACCGGGAAGGTAAAGAGGCCGAAAGCTACGCCACCAGGTTGGCTGCCGCGGTGTCCATGTGTTCCAGGATGGTCTTGCGGGCCAGGGTGGCATCCCCGGTGTCGATGGCGGCGACGATGTCCTTGTGCCGGTCCACGCTCATGTTGCTGACGCCTTTTTCCAGGCCGGCGAACATGATGGACATCCGGATGGAGCCCTCCAGGGATTCCCAGGAGTGGAGCAGTG
Protein-coding regions in this window:
- a CDS encoding DapH/DapD/GlmU-related protein, with translation MTAKFVSVEDDAGKVTRYARHDNGGGLIAPGAIVADSARIGSMSYVEHGARVGAGCRIGHGSWIDRDATIGDRTVIGDGVRIGRGTVIGNRVHIGSHSRIGSSVLIEHGAHLDSDSTVPDGSEVLAGAHSRLAPARHRQHRRVKGGIAA